In the genome of Candidatus Krumholzibacteriia bacterium, one region contains:
- a CDS encoding right-handed parallel beta-helix repeat-containing protein has protein sequence MRCRIALFLLCTAWTPLATAGTLYVPTHEFPTVQAAIDSAASGDTLELAPQVYEENPLIVDKDLCIRTRGGGRAILDASVRAGQDGNTGSALRSVRSHVLIEDLVLRNGVPVPNGAGYWVWGGSVEMRRCLFENNLYGVLVFAPNPGSTRIVDCEFVGNGAGLWSFRSTELVRCRFVNNWVGIRAQDYVQFEDVEVTGCGVGWRWGPELFAPASFLLSGASGRLDRVRVHHNDIDGGIAGIWLEEGPFELRDCESSDNSTDVGPSGLGAVRVTSLLLERVVLRGNSSTGLAFPVGGLFTDRSQVRAVRCQIAANEGVDSGGGVAAIRNSHVELVGCTVQDNRSPLKGGGIYASASHVSLDSVLVAGNSAQGGGAIAIDPGGSVRITRSTLVANTASGAGALYLLEASGVLEQSIVAFNSGSPTLVCAGDLERRCSDVFGNSDTSVCGRDLGGNLAVDPQFCAFDPAHQVYDVRLASTSPLTGVAGCGRLGAAPVGCEGSAVQAATWSTVKSLYR, from the coding sequence ATGCGCTGCCGGATCGCCCTCTTCCTTCTCTGCACCGCCTGGACCCCTCTGGCCACGGCGGGAACCTTGTACGTCCCCACCCACGAATTCCCCACCGTGCAGGCGGCCATCGACTCGGCCGCGAGCGGCGATACCTTGGAGCTGGCGCCGCAGGTGTACGAGGAGAATCCGCTCATCGTCGACAAGGACCTCTGCATCCGCACCCGCGGCGGCGGACGCGCCATCCTCGACGCCTCGGTTCGCGCCGGCCAGGATGGCAACACGGGCAGCGCGCTGCGCAGCGTGCGCAGCCATGTCCTCATCGAGGACCTGGTGCTGCGGAACGGCGTCCCCGTCCCCAATGGCGCCGGCTACTGGGTCTGGGGCGGCAGCGTCGAAATGCGGCGCTGTCTCTTCGAGAACAATCTGTACGGCGTCCTGGTCTTCGCCCCCAACCCCGGCTCGACGCGGATCGTGGACTGCGAGTTCGTCGGCAACGGCGCCGGTCTGTGGAGCTTTCGCTCCACCGAGCTGGTGCGCTGCCGCTTCGTGAACAACTGGGTCGGGATCCGCGCCCAGGACTACGTCCAGTTCGAGGACGTGGAGGTGACGGGATGCGGTGTCGGCTGGCGCTGGGGTCCGGAGCTCTTCGCCCCCGCCAGCTTCCTTCTTTCCGGCGCTTCCGGCCGGCTGGATCGCGTGCGCGTGCACCACAACGACATCGACGGCGGCATCGCCGGCATCTGGCTCGAGGAGGGCCCCTTCGAGCTGCGCGACTGCGAGAGCAGCGACAACAGCACCGACGTCGGACCTTCGGGGCTGGGTGCGGTGCGCGTCACTTCCCTGCTGCTGGAGCGGGTCGTGCTGCGGGGCAACAGCAGTACGGGCCTTGCCTTCCCCGTGGGTGGCCTGTTCACCGACCGCAGCCAGGTGCGCGCCGTGCGCTGCCAAATCGCCGCGAACGAGGGAGTCGACAGCGGTGGCGGTGTCGCCGCCATCCGCAACTCCCACGTCGAGCTGGTCGGCTGCACGGTGCAGGACAACCGCTCCCCGCTCAAGGGCGGCGGCATCTACGCCAGCGCCTCCCATGTCTCGCTCGATTCGGTGCTGGTGGCGGGAAACAGCGCCCAGGGCGGCGGCGCCATCGCCATCGATCCGGGCGGCTCGGTGCGCATCACCCGTTCCACCCTGGTGGCCAACACCGCCTCGGGGGCCGGCGCCCTCTATCTGCTCGAGGCTTCCGGCGTGCTGGAGCAGAGCATCGTGGCTTTCAACAGCGGCAGCCCCACGCTCGTCTGCGCCGGCGATCTCGAGCGGCGCTGCAGCGACGTGTTCGGCAACTCCGACACCTCCGTCTGCGGCCGCGATCTGGGCGGCAACCTGGCGGTGGATCCGCAGTTCTGCGCCTTCGATCCGGCGCACCAGGTCTACGACGTGCGTCTCGCCTCCACCTCGCCGCTCACGGGCGTGGCGGGTTGCGGCAGACTCGGCGCCGCCCCGGTGGGCTGCGAGGGCTCGGCCGTGCAAGCTGCTACCTGGAGCACCGTCAAGTCCCTGTATCGCTAG